From Erwinia pyri, a single genomic window includes:
- the xdhC gene encoding xanthine dehydrogenase accessory protein XdhC gives MRSDDWIAVLAKLREKREPCVLLTVLEEKGSVPRDRGSKMVVTADKTYLTIGGGHLEFHSVAIARKMLAERHSHPLSEQFNLGARLGQCCGGMTTVFFEPLIQVQPQIAVFGAGHVGQALVNLLSTLPCHVFWVDERREQFTHVPDNVTVCCLEDPVDQVSLMPAASYFVVMTHHHPRDFELCEAILKRGDFHYFGMIGSATKRQRFDYRLEGKGFSREQLDRLRCPIGLADVTGKLPAEIAVAVAGEIIATYQRAAVKAE, from the coding sequence ATGCGATCGGATGACTGGATAGCCGTGCTGGCAAAATTACGCGAAAAGCGTGAGCCATGTGTTCTGCTGACCGTGCTGGAGGAAAAAGGCTCGGTGCCGCGCGATCGCGGCAGCAAAATGGTGGTCACGGCGGACAAAACATATCTGACCATCGGCGGCGGGCATCTGGAGTTTCACTCTGTCGCTATCGCCAGAAAAATGCTGGCGGAGCGCCATTCCCATCCGCTAAGCGAACAGTTCAACCTGGGGGCAAGGCTGGGGCAGTGCTGCGGCGGAATGACCACGGTGTTTTTTGAACCGCTGATTCAGGTTCAACCGCAGATTGCGGTGTTTGGTGCCGGGCATGTTGGCCAGGCGCTGGTTAATCTGCTCTCTACGTTACCCTGTCACGTTTTTTGGGTGGATGAACGGCGTGAGCAGTTCACGCATGTGCCGGATAACGTTACCGTATGCTGTCTGGAAGATCCTGTGGATCAGGTGAGCCTGATGCCAGCGGCAAGTTACTTCGTGGTGATGACTCACCATCATCCGCGTGATTTTGAGCTGTGCGAAGCCATTCTTAAGCGGGGTGATTTCCACTATTTCGGCATGATCGGCTCGGCAACCAAGCGCCAGCGTTTTGACTATCGCCTTGAGGGCAAAGGCTTCAGTCGCGAGCAGCTTGACCGACTGCGTTGCCCGATAGGGCTGGCAGATGTCACCGGCAAATTGCCTGCTGAGATTGCCGTGGCGGTAGCGGGTGAAATAATCGCAACCTATCAACGGGCTGCTGTTAAAGCTGAGTAA
- a CDS encoding methyl-accepting chemotaxis protein: MKVSTRLAGGFGLMVLLLALCAGVAINSLNHAREDMNDVVNVKMKKYQLILDMRGSVRDLAIAVRNLALLSDLKDMQPEWERVQKQKQLFIHNREELAQMIQRNAVPAETAAFSKILEREGPAMSGFEKAAQLGLQNLQQETVPYLLNVSRPTQRALQDALNAMTAIQMQNASGAMEESSNESLDATILLAVLVAVSVLFAAGIGFMTLRVLMRQLGGEPAQAQAMAAAIAEGDLTSRMTLRNGDTMSLLASLARMQSGLGEMVKQIKEASTSVALASDEIARGNTELSARTEQQAAALQETAASMEQLTATVKSNTAGASHTAGSAREAAVLVRDGEENVRKMTKTMADISLSAAKVGEITGTIESIAFQTNILALNAAVEAARAGEQGRGFAVVASEVRTLAQRSATAARDIKGLIEATTMRVNEGVTVAESTAENILCVVARVSDLAGAMDEIALASNEQMQGISQVTVAVGQMDGVTQSNAALVEESTTASQSLAEQVHALRGMVDTFRI; encoded by the coding sequence ATGAAAGTATCGACCCGTCTTGCCGGAGGCTTCGGCCTCATGGTGTTGCTGTTAGCGCTTTGTGCCGGGGTGGCCATAAATTCCCTGAACCATGCCCGGGAAGATATGAACGACGTAGTTAACGTCAAGATGAAGAAATATCAGCTCATCCTTGATATGCGCGGCAGCGTGCGGGATTTAGCCATTGCGGTGCGCAACCTGGCGCTGCTGAGTGATCTGAAGGATATGCAGCCTGAGTGGGAGCGAGTGCAGAAACAGAAACAGCTTTTCATCCATAACCGCGAAGAGCTGGCGCAGATGATACAGAGAAATGCGGTGCCGGCTGAAACGGCGGCGTTCAGTAAAATCCTCGAAAGAGAAGGACCCGCAATGTCTGGCTTTGAAAAGGCGGCTCAGCTCGGGCTTCAGAACCTGCAGCAGGAGACGGTTCCCTACCTGTTGAATGTGTCCCGCCCGACGCAGCGGGCGCTGCAGGATGCACTTAATGCCATGACGGCTATACAGATGCAGAATGCCAGCGGAGCCATGGAAGAGAGCAGTAACGAAAGTCTGGATGCCACTATTTTGCTTGCCGTACTGGTTGCCGTCTCTGTTCTGTTCGCAGCGGGTATTGGCTTTATGACCCTGCGGGTGCTGATGCGTCAACTGGGCGGTGAACCGGCGCAGGCGCAGGCCATGGCAGCGGCGATCGCTGAAGGAGACCTGACCTCACGCATGACGCTGCGTAATGGCGACACCATGAGCCTGCTGGCATCGCTGGCCAGGATGCAGAGCGGACTCGGAGAGATGGTAAAGCAGATTAAAGAGGCCTCAACATCCGTTGCGCTTGCCTCCGATGAAATTGCCCGGGGTAATACCGAGCTTTCAGCCCGAACCGAGCAGCAGGCCGCGGCGCTTCAGGAGACTGCCGCCAGCATGGAACAGTTGACTGCCACAGTGAAAAGCAATACCGCAGGTGCCAGTCATACGGCGGGCTCGGCCCGTGAAGCCGCGGTGCTGGTGAGGGATGGCGAAGAAAACGTGCGCAAAATGACAAAAACCATGGCTGATATTTCATTGAGCGCCGCGAAGGTCGGAGAGATTACCGGAACCATCGAGAGCATTGCGTTTCAGACCAATATTCTTGCTCTCAATGCTGCGGTAGAGGCTGCCCGCGCCGGTGAGCAGGGTCGCGGATTTGCTGTAGTGGCCAGTGAGGTGCGTACTCTGGCACAGCGCAGTGCAACGGCAGCCAGGGACATTAAGGGGCTGATTGAGGCGACAACCATGCGGGTAAATGAGGGTGTGACGGTAGCCGAAAGCACGGCGGAAAATATCTTGTGTGTGGTGGCGCGAGTCAGCGATCTGGCCGGGGCGATGGATGAAATTGCGCTGGCGTCAAACGAACAGATGCAGGGCATTTCTCAGGTTACCGTGGCCGTTGGCCAGATGGATGGCGTGACCCAGAGCAACGCCGCACTGGTGGAAGAGTCAACCACGGCTTCACAGTCGCTTGCGGAGCAGGTACATGCGCTGCGGGGAATGGTGGATACATTCCGCATCTGA
- a CDS encoding sensor domain-containing diguanylate cyclase: protein MRTALGKSMAVFLFITALAVTGTNAWSLWNGWQHRLAEREDDARNLSVSLAKQAGDAFLQVDITLADAVRQLRQNGISYAATPAFTRQIREQHGKLPQLHGLFIYDVKGNWVATSGNYVPAKASNADRDYFIWHRTHTGTEVLVSHVIRSRSTGDLVIPVSVRLNDEAGNFAGVALATVKVDYFRQYYSYYTLGDRDVLGLILADTTVLYIRPMPDSVINQSLSASPLFRTALKASDSGSATWRSALDGIDRIYGYARLQQYPLIVTAGYERDRIWKEWLTANMTDALLNLVLLVMITGMGIFVLKQVRANVRNQIELTQVRDELTTINHTLQSLALIDGLTGLANRRQFDAVLEQAQLRSKKSGEPLSLIMIDIDYFKRYNDTYGHVAGDMCLKRVGGLLKGVTHRHADLVARYGGEEFAIILPFTSAPDARLMAELAVKSVREAGIAHTTTELPGQVVTISAGYCTIISDGQEGEAERLKERADKALYEAKRSGRNCVQGET, encoded by the coding sequence ATGCGCACTGCCCTGGGCAAAAGTATGGCGGTGTTTTTGTTTATAACGGCTCTGGCCGTCACGGGAACTAACGCCTGGTCACTCTGGAATGGCTGGCAACACAGGTTGGCAGAGCGTGAGGATGATGCCCGTAACCTCTCCGTCTCGCTGGCGAAGCAGGCAGGGGATGCCTTTCTTCAGGTAGACATCACGCTGGCTGATGCAGTCAGGCAGCTCAGACAGAACGGGATAAGTTATGCCGCCACGCCCGCTTTTACCCGCCAGATCAGGGAGCAGCACGGTAAACTTCCCCAGCTGCACGGCCTCTTTATCTACGATGTGAAGGGTAACTGGGTTGCCACGTCGGGGAACTATGTTCCGGCTAAGGCCAGCAATGCGGATCGGGATTACTTTATCTGGCACCGCACTCACACCGGTACGGAAGTACTTGTCAGTCACGTCATCCGCAGCCGCTCTACGGGTGACCTGGTCATTCCGGTCTCCGTGCGGCTGAACGACGAAGCAGGTAACTTTGCCGGTGTTGCGCTGGCCACGGTGAAGGTCGACTATTTCAGGCAGTACTACAGTTATTATACGCTGGGTGACCGCGACGTACTGGGCCTTATTCTGGCCGATACTACTGTGCTCTATATCCGCCCCATGCCGGATTCGGTCATCAACCAGAGTCTTTCTGCCAGCCCGCTGTTCAGGACTGCACTTAAAGCCTCTGACAGTGGCAGCGCAACGTGGCGCTCGGCGCTGGACGGTATTGACCGTATTTACGGCTACGCCCGTCTTCAGCAGTATCCGCTGATCGTCACAGCCGGTTATGAGCGTGACAGAATATGGAAGGAGTGGCTGACTGCGAATATGACTGATGCTCTGCTTAATCTCGTATTGCTGGTGATGATAACGGGCATGGGAATTTTCGTGCTGAAGCAGGTCAGGGCCAACGTCAGGAATCAGATTGAACTGACCCAGGTCAGGGATGAGCTGACTACCATCAATCATACGTTGCAGTCACTGGCTCTGATTGACGGCCTGACCGGCCTGGCCAACCGCAGGCAGTTTGACGCAGTCCTTGAACAGGCTCAGCTGCGATCCAAAAAATCTGGTGAGCCCCTGTCGCTGATTATGATAGATATCGATTATTTCAAGCGTTATAACGACACCTATGGACATGTGGCGGGCGACATGTGCCTGAAGAGAGTCGGTGGATTACTGAAGGGGGTCACGCACCGTCATGCTGATTTGGTGGCGCGCTACGGCGGCGAAGAATTTGCCATTATTCTCCCCTTTACCAGCGCACCTGATGCCAGACTGATGGCCGAGCTGGCCGTCAAGAGTGTCAGGGAGGCAGGCATTGCTCACACCACCACGGAGCTTCCCGGCCAGGTCGTCACCATCAGTGCCGGATACTGTACGATAATTTCCGATGGTCAGGAGGGGGAAGCGGAGCGGCTGAAGGAAAGGGCGGACAAGGCGCTTTACGAAGCAAAGCGCAGCGGACGCAATTGTGTTCAGGGAGAAACCTGA
- a CDS encoding YdgH/BhsA/McbA-like domain containing protein, whose amino-acid sequence MKTMKTLSLAAVAALSLISFGSFAQSVSATASTLDGAEAKIAAQAQQHGDQYKITSAYTNNGVYMTAELYK is encoded by the coding sequence ATGAAAACCATGAAAACTCTGTCACTTGCTGCTGTAGCCGCTCTCTCGCTGATCTCATTTGGTAGTTTCGCCCAGAGCGTTTCCGCTACCGCCTCAACGCTGGACGGTGCTGAAGCCAAAATCGCCGCACAGGCACAACAGCACGGCGACCAGTACAAAATCACCAGCGCCTATACCAATAACGGTGTGTACATGACTGCAGAGCTGTACAAATAA
- a CDS encoding AAA family ATPase, protein MYTPVSLEELGPRIAIMGPSNSGKSTLADAISRKRALPVVHLDQLYHLPDTNWIPRDQSEFFRLHSNAVSQEQWIMEGNYTKCIEERLARATGMILLDVPVTLGLLRYIRRCYSSSPRIGGLRAGRENITWEMIKYITLVAPQNRLRHKMLYNRVNLPKLLLMSPQDVKACLKRWDLQI, encoded by the coding sequence GTGTACACACCCGTTTCATTAGAAGAACTTGGTCCACGTATAGCTATTATGGGCCCTTCAAACAGCGGAAAATCAACGCTGGCTGACGCTATTTCTCGCAAGAGGGCGTTGCCAGTGGTTCATCTCGATCAGCTTTATCACCTTCCTGACACCAACTGGATCCCCCGTGACCAGTCAGAATTCTTTCGCTTACATAGCAATGCTGTCAGCCAGGAACAATGGATCATGGAGGGTAACTATACGAAATGCATAGAGGAGCGACTCGCCCGGGCTACGGGAATGATCCTGCTGGATGTGCCGGTAACGCTGGGCCTGCTGCGATACATTCGCAGATGCTACTCATCTTCTCCCAGGATTGGCGGTCTCAGAGCAGGTCGGGAAAATATTACCTGGGAGATGATTAAATACATTACTTTAGTGGCTCCTCAAAACCGTCTGCGCCACAAGATGTTGTACAATCGCGTCAATCTTCCAAAGCTGCTGCTGATGTCTCCTCAGGATGTTAAAGCTTGTCTTAAACGTTGGGATTTACAGATATAA
- a CDS encoding IclR family transcriptional regulator, protein MGNEGVIAVEKALALLDCFKPGEESLTLTALAQLSGYHKTTVYRLMNSLERMNYVIRRDNGVYTLGPRLLYLGKLYEQSFHLASIVQPELHALATATGESATWYVIENGQRLCLFRAEPSEGLRETRLPGTFLPLDNSAIGQVLRYWGLNEPLFASAPELPLFTSGIRDPHIAAFSLPVFGEGNKLLAALALTGPSSRLTQSMRTSGTGKLMKDTAYLLSLKLGAPKIKCEDFYKT, encoded by the coding sequence ATGGGTAATGAAGGCGTAATTGCCGTAGAAAAAGCGCTGGCGTTACTGGATTGTTTCAAGCCAGGCGAAGAATCGTTAACGCTCACCGCGCTTGCTCAACTTTCGGGTTACCATAAAACGACGGTCTATCGTCTTATGAACTCACTTGAACGCATGAACTACGTTATCAGGCGCGACAACGGAGTCTACACACTGGGTCCGAGACTGCTTTATCTGGGTAAGCTTTATGAACAGTCCTTTCATCTGGCCAGTATTGTTCAGCCTGAACTCCATGCGCTGGCTACTGCAACGGGCGAAAGCGCCACATGGTATGTGATTGAAAACGGTCAAAGGCTTTGCCTGTTCAGAGCTGAGCCATCAGAAGGGCTACGGGAAACACGTTTACCCGGGACATTTTTGCCGCTGGACAATTCAGCAATTGGACAGGTGCTTCGCTATTGGGGGCTTAACGAACCGCTGTTCGCCTCCGCCCCAGAGTTGCCGCTTTTCACTTCCGGAATACGCGATCCGCATATTGCCGCTTTCTCGCTACCGGTATTTGGCGAGGGTAACAAACTGCTTGCGGCTCTGGCATTAACCGGCCCTTCATCACGTTTAACACAGTCGATGCGTACCAGTGGTACAGGTAAATTAATGAAAGATACGGCCTACCTCCTTTCCCTTAAATTAGGCGCACCTAAAATTAAGTGTGAGGATTTTTATAAAACATAA
- a CDS encoding RraA family protein, giving the protein MPHSDNNFIRRDIIRIAPELVKQAAEYQAAILADVAGRRGTLHGRIKPVAPTMKVAGPAITVEVRPGDNLAIHAALAIAQPGDVIVVDGKGDISCALIGEIMSTQAEASGIAGIIIDGAVRDADALCENGFPVFSAGLNPCGPTKSVAGRVNYPVSVAGAAIQPGDLIIGDVDGVVVLPREAVPALLELAKKKLDAETRRIAAIRDGDVRAPWLEKTLLTAGMLVEGEDL; this is encoded by the coding sequence ATGCCACATTCAGATAATAACTTCATCAGACGCGACATTATCCGTATTGCTCCGGAACTGGTAAAACAAGCTGCGGAATACCAGGCCGCGATTCTGGCGGATGTAGCGGGGCGTCGCGGTACGCTGCACGGCCGCATAAAACCGGTCGCTCCCACTATGAAAGTTGCCGGCCCTGCAATCACCGTTGAGGTCCGGCCCGGAGATAACCTGGCGATTCATGCGGCGCTCGCTATTGCTCAGCCCGGCGATGTCATCGTGGTTGACGGCAAAGGTGATATCAGTTGCGCCCTGATTGGCGAGATCATGTCCACACAGGCAGAAGCATCAGGTATTGCAGGCATCATTATCGATGGGGCAGTACGTGACGCCGACGCTCTGTGTGAAAACGGCTTCCCGGTCTTCTCGGCGGGCCTGAATCCTTGTGGCCCGACAAAATCTGTGGCGGGACGCGTTAACTATCCTGTCTCCGTTGCTGGTGCGGCGATCCAGCCTGGCGATCTGATCATCGGTGATGTTGATGGCGTGGTGGTACTGCCGCGTGAAGCCGTGCCTGCTCTGCTGGAACTGGCGAAGAAAAAGCTGGATGCCGAAACCCGGCGTATTGCGGCCATTCGTGATGGCGATGTCCGCGCCCCGTGGTTAGAAAAGACCCTGCTTACCGCTGGCATGCTGGTCGAAGGAGAGGATCTCTAA
- a CDS encoding NAD(P)-dependent oxidoreductase: MTTSHPVILVTGSDLAQEALNLLKDFEIIYAGKQPSEEDLCQLCQQHDPVAIIVRYGKVNARIMDAAPRLRVISKHGSGIDVIDQRAAAERHISVQSAPGANAAAVAEHAWAMILACAKAVLPLDRRMREGYWDKSTHKSVELEGRMLGLIGLGAIGGRVARIGTAFGMKVIAYDPFAKTFPDQCESSSLEALLQQADVISLHCPLTEQTKHMLNSETLALCKKGGILVNTARGGLIDDRALLAALADGTLSWAALDSFATEPLTAPHLWQSIDNVILSPHIGGVSDNSYVKMGTAAASNVLKVLAESFNSQDAQP; the protein is encoded by the coding sequence ATGACAACTTCTCATCCAGTGATTTTAGTGACCGGCAGCGATTTGGCGCAGGAAGCGCTGAACCTGCTGAAAGATTTTGAGATTATTTACGCAGGCAAACAACCCAGCGAAGAGGATTTATGTCAGCTGTGCCAGCAGCATGACCCTGTGGCGATTATCGTTCGTTACGGAAAAGTCAACGCCCGCATTATGGATGCAGCACCTCGCCTGCGGGTGATTTCCAAACACGGCAGCGGCATTGATGTTATCGATCAAAGAGCTGCCGCTGAGCGCCATATTAGCGTCCAGTCCGCGCCCGGAGCTAATGCGGCGGCGGTGGCAGAACATGCCTGGGCGATGATATTAGCCTGCGCCAAGGCGGTGCTTCCGCTCGATCGCCGTATGCGTGAGGGATATTGGGACAAATCGACCCATAAGTCTGTTGAGCTTGAGGGCAGAATGCTGGGTTTAATCGGGCTTGGCGCCATTGGCGGACGCGTGGCCCGCATTGGCACAGCGTTCGGAATGAAAGTGATTGCCTATGATCCCTTTGCCAAAACTTTTCCCGACCAGTGCGAGTCTTCCTCGCTTGAGGCCTTGCTGCAACAGGCAGATGTCATTTCCTTACACTGTCCGCTCACCGAGCAGACAAAACATATGCTCAACAGTGAAACGCTGGCACTGTGTAAAAAAGGGGGGATTTTAGTCAATACTGCACGCGGTGGCCTGATTGACGATCGGGCGCTGTTAGCTGCCCTGGCTGACGGCACTCTCAGCTGGGCTGCGTTGGACAGCTTTGCTACAGAACCCCTCACTGCACCGCATCTCTGGCAGTCCATCGATAATGTCATCCTGTCACCCCATATTGGCGGCGTAAGTGACAATTCCTACGTGAAAATGGGCACGGCTGCGGCAAGTAACGTTCTGAAAGTGTTGGCAGAATCCTTTAATAGTCAGGATGCTCAGCCATGA
- a CDS encoding SMP-30/gluconolactonase/LRE family protein, which yields MTFLTQPTLREMTLFSRLPDRFRQPDKNNPWSLANRGGEAVDSFLEGPVWHPSGCLYVTDIPYGRIFKVDMQGNWELIVQYEGEPNGMKLVAEETLIITDYRNGLLKLSLKERTVTPLLARRNSESFRGVNDLTTDSKGNLFFTDQGQTGLHDPTGRVYRLSPRGKLDLLLDNCPSPNGLVLSPDEKILYVAMTRGNAIWRCPLQQDGSVSKVGQFFSSHGPSGPDGITVNAEGELLIANPGLGRIWHLNDLAEPVEILVSPLGRSTTNLCYGGNNLCELFVTESVSGAILTSTLSTPGKSLPIPSVFNPR from the coding sequence ATGACCTTTCTCACTCAACCAACGCTACGCGAAATGACGCTATTCAGTCGGCTTCCCGATCGGTTTCGTCAGCCCGATAAAAACAATCCCTGGTCTCTGGCTAACCGGGGCGGAGAGGCGGTGGACTCATTTCTGGAGGGGCCGGTATGGCACCCTTCGGGTTGCCTGTACGTGACGGACATTCCCTATGGACGCATTTTCAAAGTGGATATGCAGGGCAACTGGGAACTGATTGTCCAGTATGAAGGCGAGCCAAACGGTATGAAGCTGGTTGCGGAAGAGACGCTGATAATTACCGATTACCGCAATGGATTACTAAAACTTTCATTGAAAGAGCGGACGGTCACTCCGCTGCTGGCGCGCCGTAATAGCGAAAGCTTTCGCGGCGTCAATGATTTGACGACGGATAGCAAGGGCAATCTCTTTTTTACGGATCAGGGTCAGACTGGATTACATGACCCAACTGGCCGCGTTTACCGCTTGTCACCCCGCGGTAAGTTAGATTTATTGCTGGATAACTGCCCAAGCCCGAATGGGCTGGTCTTATCGCCAGATGAAAAAATTCTCTATGTTGCCATGACGCGCGGTAATGCTATCTGGCGTTGCCCGTTACAGCAGGATGGGTCAGTGAGCAAAGTAGGGCAGTTTTTTTCCTCACATGGCCCAAGCGGTCCCGATGGGATTACCGTCAATGCCGAAGGCGAATTACTGATCGCTAATCCAGGCCTGGGACGCATCTGGCACTTGAATGACCTGGCCGAACCGGTGGAAATCCTTGTTAGTCCGCTGGGGAGATCGACCACCAACCTCTGCTATGGCGGCAATAATCTGTGCGAGCTGTTCGTAACCGAGTCCGTTTCGGGCGCTATTTTGACCAGCACTCTGTCAACACCCGGTAAATCCCTTCCCATCCCATCCGTCTTCAACCCTCGATAA
- a CDS encoding MFS transporter yields the protein MVQLPDPPGVADTMNRQDFTLSEAAAKKAFKRILPFIFICYVVSYLDRTNVSFAALGMNSDLGITAEQFGFGAGMFFIGYFLFEIPSNLIMQKVGARIWIARIMISWGIISMATAFVTGPVSFAFARFLLGVAEAGFTPGIYLFFTYWFPGTWRAKITAAFLVGIPVANIIGAPISGALMQITHHEHIRNWQWLLLIEGVPAVILGIMCLFFLSDKPEKASWLNDSEKESLRRRLDTEQNKIAASHGSSLRDALKNPLLYLLAFINFCGIVGSIGVGLWMPQIIKQLGVSHTQTGFLTAIPYICGAVSMLLWAQRANRAKNRIAWIGGALAIASIALACSAVVDEPVLKMIALCFTVSGILSFQASFWALPSGFLTGSAAAGGLAMIVSIGNLGGFFGPSLIGYIKQMTEGFMWPLLAVSAVLLTGAIAIAFVKDPYRTL from the coding sequence ATGGTGCAACTGCCGGACCCACCCGGTGTGGCTGATACGATGAACAGGCAGGATTTCACTCTCAGTGAAGCCGCCGCTAAGAAAGCCTTTAAGCGGATATTGCCGTTCATTTTTATCTGTTATGTCGTGAGTTATCTGGACCGGACTAATGTCAGTTTCGCCGCATTAGGCATGAACAGTGATTTAGGTATAACCGCGGAGCAATTTGGCTTTGGTGCCGGGATGTTCTTTATCGGTTACTTCCTGTTTGAAATCCCCAGTAACCTGATCATGCAAAAAGTCGGCGCGCGTATCTGGATAGCCCGCATCATGATCTCATGGGGCATTATTTCCATGGCGACGGCCTTTGTTACCGGCCCGGTCAGTTTTGCCTTCGCGCGTTTCCTGCTGGGCGTTGCGGAAGCCGGATTTACGCCTGGCATCTATCTCTTTTTTACCTACTGGTTTCCCGGAACCTGGCGCGCCAAAATCACGGCGGCATTTTTAGTCGGCATTCCTGTCGCCAATATTATAGGCGCGCCCATCTCTGGCGCACTGATGCAGATAACGCACCACGAACACATTCGCAACTGGCAGTGGCTGTTGCTGATTGAAGGGGTGCCAGCGGTAATACTGGGCATCATGTGCCTCTTTTTCCTTAGCGATAAGCCAGAAAAAGCCAGCTGGCTTAATGACAGTGAGAAAGAGTCACTGAGAAGACGCCTGGATACAGAGCAGAACAAGATTGCGGCCTCGCATGGATCCAGCCTGCGGGATGCCCTGAAAAACCCGCTGCTTTATCTGCTGGCGTTTATTAACTTCTGTGGGATTGTCGGTTCAATTGGCGTTGGTCTCTGGATGCCGCAAATAATAAAACAGCTTGGGGTCAGCCATACTCAAACCGGTTTCCTTACCGCTATTCCTTATATCTGTGGTGCGGTAAGTATGCTGCTGTGGGCACAACGCGCTAATCGCGCTAAAAACCGTATTGCGTGGATCGGTGGTGCATTAGCGATTGCGTCAATTGCCCTTGCGTGTAGCGCGGTCGTGGATGAGCCGGTATTAAAAATGATCGCACTTTGCTTTACGGTGAGCGGCATTCTCTCTTTCCAGGCGTCATTTTGGGCGCTGCCTTCCGGGTTTCTGACGGGAAGCGCCGCTGCAGGCGGTCTGGCGATGATTGTCTCAATTGGGAATCTGGGCGGCTTTTTTGGCCCTTCGCTGATTGGCTATATTAAACAAATGACGGAAGGTTTTATGTGGCCGCTGCTGGCCGTTTCTGCTGTGTTGTTAACAGGGGCAATCGCCATTGCCTTTGTAAAAGATCCTTATCGCACTCTCTGA
- a CDS encoding MFS transporter, whose protein sequence is MSEKKHTPTFSADIEQQTVKKVVWRILPFLIVCYLIAIIDRGNIGMASLQMNEDLGLSKAVFGLASSLFFVGYFLFEVPSNLAMQKIGAKIWISRIMVSWGIVSVCTAFVESANMLYLLRFLLGAAEAGFFPGVILYLTYWIPGKYRARVIATFMVAIPAANFIGSPISGLILSLDGWYGMRGWHWLFILEGIPAIILGIAAFFMLSNRPANASWLNSEQKEWLNATLEAENAKKKAIGHISLWQLLRHKHIWVMALIYAGASAAGSTLSVWSPQLLKSFGLDNVTTGLVNAIPYGLASVLMIVWGRSSDRSGERRWHTALTLFLIAGGLLSAFITNSLTGSVVILSLVLIGAYSMKGPFWALASGWMSSTTAAAGLAAIGAMANLIGGGVMVNVYGIINQATGSHTLAMVPLAILCGIGGIAVLIMGRKKEVKIEVEHSPSPVSK, encoded by the coding sequence ATGTCTGAGAAAAAGCACACCCCTACTTTCTCTGCCGATATTGAGCAGCAGACCGTCAAGAAGGTGGTCTGGCGCATTTTGCCCTTTCTGATCGTCTGTTATCTGATTGCGATTATCGATCGCGGTAATATCGGTATGGCATCGCTGCAGATGAACGAAGATTTAGGTCTCTCTAAAGCGGTTTTTGGTCTGGCAAGCAGCCTGTTTTTTGTGGGTTATTTTCTGTTTGAAGTGCCCAGCAACCTTGCGATGCAGAAAATTGGTGCCAAAATTTGGATCTCTCGCATCATGGTCTCCTGGGGCATTGTCTCGGTTTGTACTGCTTTCGTCGAAAGTGCCAATATGCTGTATCTGTTACGCTTCTTATTGGGGGCGGCTGAAGCAGGATTCTTTCCTGGCGTTATTCTTTATCTCACTTACTGGATTCCGGGTAAATACCGTGCGCGCGTGATTGCCACCTTTATGGTCGCCATCCCGGCAGCGAATTTTATCGGCTCCCCTATCTCAGGTCTTATTTTGTCATTAGATGGCTGGTACGGCATGCGCGGCTGGCACTGGTTATTTATCCTTGAAGGTATTCCGGCGATTATTCTGGGTATTGCCGCTTTCTTTATGTTGAGCAATCGCCCAGCCAATGCCAGTTGGTTAAACAGCGAACAAAAAGAGTGGCTGAATGCCACGCTTGAGGCGGAAAACGCTAAAAAGAAAGCAATCGGTCATATCTCTTTATGGCAGTTGCTACGTCATAAACATATCTGGGTGATGGCGCTGATTTATGCAGGCGCCTCAGCGGCGGGTTCAACGCTGAGCGTCTGGTCTCCGCAACTGCTTAAATCATTCGGCCTGGATAACGTCACAACAGGGCTGGTGAATGCAATTCCTTACGGCCTGGCTTCTGTGTTGATGATTGTATGGGGCAGAAGTTCTGACCGTAGCGGCGAACGCCGCTGGCACACTGCATTAACGCTGTTTTTAATCGCAGGGGGGCTGCTGTCAGCCTTTATCACCAACAGCCTGACGGGCAGCGTTGTTATTCTGTCGCTGGTGTTAATAGGCGCCTATTCGATGAAAGGTCCTTTCTGGGCGCTGGCATCTGGCTGGATGTCTTCCACTACCGCTGCCGCAGGTCTTGCAGCCATTGGCGCAATGGCTAACCTGATTGGGGGTGGCGTGATGGTTAACGTCTACGGCATCATCAACCAGGCCACCGGCAGCCATACCCTTGCCATGGTACCGCTGGCTATCCTGTGTGGTATTGGTGGCATCGCAGTGCTCATCATGGGCCGTAAAAAAGAGGTGAAAATCGAAGTTGAACATAGCCCTTCCCCGGTGAGCAAATAA